Within Hydrogenispora ethanolica, the genomic segment ACAAAAGCTCAGAAAAGCAAGTGATAAAGTCGATTTTTAATCCTTTGACAGAGTGATTTCCGAATTTGAGGACTTTATCACATGGCTTTTAAGATCATGTCGTTGCACGGAGGATGAAAAACTGCGGTCGTCAACGGAAGCCATAACTTGGTTGCCAGACAGAATGGTAGAGTAGAGAAAGGCACGGATGCCTTCCCCCCTCGTCAAACCGTACGTGCGGTTTTCCCGCATACGGCTTTCCAACAAACTTAGGCGGCGTTGGTACAGGCTTCGACGATCACGTAATCTTCTTTGGTCAGAAGGTTTTTAAAACTTTGGAATGATGTTTGATCAAAGTAGTACTTGGTAGTCGTTATGCTTCCTTGGTCTGGTTTATCACCGATGGTTAATCCTTATCCTCTATTTTCATTACTAAAGTATTTTGTTTGCCCCAGTTGCACATTTCATCCAATATAGGAAGAAATGATAACCCTTTGGAGGACAAGGAATATTCTACCTTTGGTGGAATTTGAGCATATTCCTTGCGCACAATCATTCCGTCATTTTCCAGTTCTTTCAGTTGCGTGCTTAGCATTTTATGGGTGATATATGGGATGTTTCGCTTTAACTCACCATATCTCAATGTTGTTTCACAGGCCAATTCATACAGAAGTTTTAATTTCCATTTTCCCCCAATAATAGCAAGTGTATTTTCAAACGGGGCCTGTTTGCTACGGCATATATTTTCTATACCATTACTCTCCTTTCGGTGTGTATACTACAAAATAGTGCGTACTTTCTTTTATCAATATAATTCATTATAATAGAAAATGTAAATATGTTCAAGGTTGAGAAAGGTTTAGGAGCGTGATTGTATGTCAAATATATTTAGTCCGATTCAAGTGAAAAACATTCATTTTGCCAACAGGGTTGTTATGGCCCCTATGGTGCGTTTCGGTTACCCAAGCAAAAACGGCATTATGGGTGAAAAACTCTTACAGGATTATTTAGGACGGTCAGACAAAGGAATCGGCTTAATGATTAGCCAAGTGCTTTCCATATCCGCCGAAAAAGAGATAGCAGGCGGAGCAGGCGCTTATTCTGAACTGCACATTGGCTATCTAAATAAAATAGCGGAAGCCTGTCATAAAAACGAAACCAGATTTTTTGCGCAGCTTGGTTTACCTGGTTTCAGTTTTTATGATAACAATTCGGAAGATGTCAATAAGCTGACAAAGAATGATTTAGTCAAAATTAGAGATGGGTTTATTTGTGGCGCAGAGATTTGCAAAAAAGCTGGCCTTGATGGTATTGAATTGCATGGAGCGCATACCTTTTTTCTGAATATGATAGCATCGTCCTATTCCAATAAACGGCAGGATGCTTATGGCGGTGATTTAATCGGAAGATTAACTTTGGTAAAGGAAATTACGGAGGCGATTAAAAGTTTCGCCGGAGATCACTTTATTGTATCCTATCGAATGGGTTGGGGTGACAATCTGGATATAGATGTCCAGACAGCTCAAGCTCTGGAGAATATGGGTATTGATATGTTGCATGTGTCTACTGGAATACCCGAAGATAGGAAACTGCAATTGCCTACGGCTTTTGAATACAATGATGCAGTCTACACAGGATGCCATGTTAAAAAGCATGTAAATATCCCTGTCATTGCTGTGAATGACATTAAGACATTGGACAGAGGAAATGTATTGATTGAAAATAACTGCTGTGATTTTGTGGCATATGGAAAGCCCTTTTTAGCCGATTCAGATTTCATAAAGCATTCCATGAAAGACAGCGACTATAAGCCCTGCTTTGAATGCCGCGAATGTAAATGGTTCACAAATGGCGAAAAATGTCCGGCACAAATAATAGCCAAAGCCCATTCATAATTGAAATTGTAGGAAACGATTGGGGGGGGTAACAATGGATTTTTTAGATTTAGTAAAAGACCGCTGTTCGGTCAGAAAATTCAACAACAAAAGAGTGGAGCAAGAAAAGGTTGATTTGATTTTGGAAGCGGGCAGACTTGCACCAACGGCTGTGAATTATCAATCTCAACGGATTCTTGTGCTTAAATTCCGAGGATAGCTTAGACATTCTGAAAACATGCACACCATATCATTTTCAAGCACCTTTAGCTTTACTTGTATGCTATGACAATACAATTAGTTGGAAAAGAACAGTTGATGGTAGAGATATGGGAAGCCAGGAGGTCCGCCATGTTAACCGGTGACAGCAAAGGCATTTAAAAATTTATCCTCCATCGTCTCTGGCAGATCCATGAGAAGATTGTCAACCTTGACCCGGAATTCCGGGAACTGGGCGAGGAACCGGGTCAATTGCTGAAACAGCTCACCGCCAAGTTGACTCCCGACGACCAAAAACTCCTGGACCGTTATGATTGTCGCCGGATGGATCAGATGAACCGGCAGG encodes:
- a CDS encoding NADH:flavin oxidoreductase, with product MSNIFSPIQVKNIHFANRVVMAPMVRFGYPSKNGIMGEKLLQDYLGRSDKGIGLMISQVLSISAEKEIAGGAGAYSELHIGYLNKIAEACHKNETRFFAQLGLPGFSFYDNNSEDVNKLTKNDLVKIRDGFICGAEICKKAGLDGIELHGAHTFFLNMIASSYSNKRQDAYGGDLIGRLTLVKEITEAIKSFAGDHFIVSYRMGWGDNLDIDVQTAQALENMGIDMLHVSTGIPEDRKLQLPTAFEYNDAVYTGCHVKKHVNIPVIAVNDIKTLDRGNVLIENNCCDFVAYGKPFLADSDFIKHSMKDSDYKPCFECRECKWFTNGEKCPAQIIAKAHS
- a CDS encoding winged helix-turn-helix transcriptional regulator, whose product is MENICRSKQAPFENTLAIIGGKWKLKLLYELACETTLRYGELKRNIPYITHKMLSTQLKELENDGMIVRKEYAQIPPKVEYSLSSKGLSFLPILDEMCNWGKQNTLVMKIEDKD